In Luteolibacter arcticus, the following proteins share a genomic window:
- a CDS encoding tetratricopeptide repeat protein gives MPDSERDLIFDDANGALALGELEEACSLYRRCVALDPEFFDGWHALGMCLLKLGHVKEAIGCGLQATTLQPNDLLAWTGLSQMYVRDGQIGEAESAKANARILSLGGKVVREP, from the coding sequence ATGCCCGACTCCGAACGCGATCTGATCTTCGACGACGCCAATGGCGCGCTCGCCCTCGGCGAGCTGGAGGAAGCCTGTAGCCTCTACCGCCGCTGCGTCGCGCTCGATCCCGAGTTCTTCGATGGCTGGCACGCCCTCGGCATGTGCCTGCTGAAGCTCGGCCACGTGAAGGAAGCGATCGGCTGCGGCCTGCAGGCGACCACCCTGCAGCCGAATGACCTGCTCGCCTGGACCGGCCTCTCGCAAATGTACGTTCGCGACGGCCAGATCGGGGAAGCCGAGTCCGCCAAGGCCAACGCCCGCATCCTTTCGCTAGGCGGCAAGGTGGTCCGTGAGCCTTGA
- a CDS encoding peptidylprolyl isomerase has product MIEHLRKYTGLIIIVVALLFVGLVFFENNTGGRGSAGDPPALSVDGRQYTMTEVQKLGETPMALVQGFGMYGMIDFLSTLGGFGGGEETANRFFVNRLIVRQAAEDFGVHPSAEEISAEIKKMPTFQGADGAYNQQTYNDFITKRLGRLGMTEGDFIDIVRDTLATRKLTEIIGGGLAVDRSVAAQQVTSRDQQVAIQLIRIPLSKFQDELKPTDEELKAQWETTKDKYQTDRKIKVSYLIAKPTYPELPKDETKLPDAVTDEQKKEAEKAAADKKAAAEAKLAEHKRKVDTQLADTVDGLLQQIEASEGKDFAKLAEENGWKIVTTDLFTRTSLPAELSVNTRSTSNPRPVGDIIFQITPGSDAMSRFSEALPIADGAFLIAHLDEAEEPRTKTFEEAKDLVRVDFITDKAGEALKKDADEKAAKLREALAAGKSFADAAKELGLEVKSLGPFKATDKLPEEADTSILFETASLVDPGTLADPVMRPDGAVFIFVEKREVVKDPARDERINQSLTGLTSNQQRIAFSAWLEEKLASTQVTDLLKKP; this is encoded by the coding sequence ATGATCGAACACCTCCGTAAATACACCGGCCTCATCATCATCGTGGTCGCCCTGCTGTTCGTAGGCCTTGTCTTTTTCGAGAATAACACCGGAGGCCGCGGGTCGGCCGGTGATCCGCCCGCCCTCTCCGTGGATGGCCGCCAATACACCATGACCGAGGTGCAGAAGCTCGGCGAGACGCCGATGGCGCTCGTCCAGGGCTTCGGCATGTATGGGATGATCGATTTCCTGAGTACGCTCGGCGGCTTCGGCGGCGGCGAGGAAACCGCGAATCGCTTCTTCGTGAACCGCTTGATCGTGCGCCAGGCCGCGGAAGACTTCGGCGTGCATCCGTCGGCCGAGGAGATCTCCGCGGAGATCAAGAAGATGCCGACCTTTCAGGGAGCTGATGGCGCTTACAACCAGCAGACCTACAACGATTTCATCACCAAGCGCTTGGGCCGCCTCGGCATGACCGAAGGCGACTTCATCGACATCGTCCGCGACACGCTCGCCACCCGCAAGCTGACCGAAATCATCGGCGGCGGCCTCGCCGTGGACCGCAGCGTCGCTGCCCAGCAGGTGACCAGCCGCGACCAACAGGTCGCCATCCAGCTAATCCGGATCCCGCTCTCGAAGTTCCAGGACGAGCTCAAGCCGACCGACGAGGAACTGAAAGCCCAGTGGGAAACCACCAAGGACAAGTATCAGACCGACCGGAAGATCAAGGTCTCCTACCTCATCGCCAAACCGACCTACCCGGAGCTGCCAAAGGACGAAACCAAGCTGCCCGACGCCGTCACCGACGAGCAGAAGAAGGAAGCGGAAAAGGCCGCCGCCGACAAGAAGGCCGCCGCCGAAGCCAAGCTCGCCGAGCACAAGCGCAAGGTGGACACCCAACTGGCCGATACCGTCGATGGCCTCCTGCAGCAAATCGAAGCCAGCGAAGGCAAGGATTTCGCCAAGCTCGCCGAGGAAAACGGCTGGAAGATCGTCACCACCGACCTCTTCACCCGCACTTCCCTGCCCGCCGAGCTGTCCGTCAATACCCGCTCGACCTCCAATCCCCGTCCGGTCGGCGACATCATCTTCCAAATCACTCCCGGCTCGGACGCGATGTCTCGCTTCAGCGAGGCACTGCCGATTGCCGATGGAGCCTTCCTCATCGCTCACCTCGATGAAGCCGAGGAGCCGCGCACCAAGACCTTCGAAGAGGCCAAGGATCTGGTCCGCGTGGACTTCATCACGGACAAGGCCGGCGAAGCCCTCAAGAAGGACGCCGACGAGAAAGCAGCGAAGCTCCGCGAGGCACTTGCCGCCGGCAAGTCCTTCGCCGATGCCGCCAAGGAACTCGGACTCGAGGTGAAGTCGCTCGGCCCCTTCAAGGCCACCGACAAGCTTCCGGAGGAAGCCGACACCTCGATCCTCTTCGAAACCGCCTCGTTGGTGGATCCCGGCACGCTGGCGGATCCCGTGATGCGGCCGGATGGAGCCGTGTTCATCTTCGTCGAGAAGCGCGAGGTCGTGAAGGACCCGGCCCGCGACGAGCGCATCAACCAGTCGCTGACCGGCCTGACCTCGAACCAGCAGCGCATCGCCTTCTCCGCGTGGCTGGAGGAAAAGCTGGCCAGCACCCAGGTCACCGATCTTCTCAAGAAGCCCTGA
- the rsmA gene encoding 16S rRNA (adenine(1518)-N(6)/adenine(1519)-N(6))-dimethyltransferase RsmA codes for MTGHEIRDALETAGVMPSRQLGQNFLCDPNMARWITDQLDARPEDTIVEVGPGTGALTEHLVGRVRRIVLVEFDSRLAAYLKGRFANEPSVEVHHADGAKFDVRTLWKHRPVKFLGNLPYSSGGAILRNFLSRPHPFELAVIMLQKEVIERLAAGPRTKEYGVLTLRVQSEWQVKPLRTVPPEAFHPRPQIDSSVALLTPRGKEFPAFDARRFDELIRRGFAQRRKQMGKHMPESPPWEEVHTALGVAATARGEELSLAQWIELARVYDDHPLRDVPQRGDEIFDVVDAGDQVTGQATRREVHEKGLLHRAIHVFVVNRHGELLLQKRSRFKDAHPGVWDSSVAGHLDAGEDYADAAIRELEEEMGITGVPAEEIGRIPPTDATGWEHVRLYLCRWDGTPRFPSAEVEAALWMRPEELDGWIAARPEDFASGFVECWKLSRGR; via the coding sequence GTGACGGGACACGAGATTCGCGATGCCTTGGAGACCGCCGGGGTGATGCCCAGCCGCCAGCTTGGCCAGAATTTCCTCTGCGATCCGAACATGGCGCGTTGGATCACCGACCAGCTCGACGCCCGGCCGGAGGACACCATCGTCGAGGTCGGGCCGGGCACCGGCGCGCTGACCGAGCACCTCGTCGGCCGCGTCCGGCGGATCGTGCTGGTGGAGTTTGATTCACGGCTGGCGGCCTATTTGAAGGGGCGCTTCGCCAACGAGCCGAGCGTGGAGGTTCATCATGCCGATGGAGCGAAATTCGACGTGCGGACGCTCTGGAAGCACCGGCCGGTGAAGTTTCTGGGAAATCTGCCCTATTCTTCCGGCGGGGCGATCCTGCGGAATTTCCTGTCCCGCCCCCATCCCTTTGAGCTCGCGGTCATCATGCTGCAAAAGGAAGTGATCGAGCGTCTCGCCGCCGGTCCACGGACCAAGGAATACGGCGTCCTGACGCTGCGGGTGCAGAGCGAGTGGCAGGTGAAGCCGCTGCGGACGGTGCCGCCGGAGGCCTTTCACCCGCGGCCGCAGATCGATTCCTCGGTGGCGCTGCTGACCCCGCGGGGAAAGGAGTTCCCGGCATTCGATGCCCGGCGTTTCGACGAGCTGATCCGCCGCGGCTTCGCCCAGCGGCGCAAGCAAATGGGCAAGCACATGCCCGAGAGCCCGCCATGGGAGGAAGTTCACACCGCGCTGGGGGTGGCTGCGACCGCCCGGGGCGAGGAGCTTTCGCTGGCCCAGTGGATCGAGCTGGCCCGGGTTTACGACGATCATCCGCTGCGCGACGTGCCACAGCGCGGTGACGAGATTTTCGACGTGGTGGATGCGGGCGACCAAGTGACCGGCCAGGCCACGCGGCGGGAGGTCCATGAGAAGGGCCTGCTTCACCGGGCGATCCACGTGTTTGTCGTGAATCGCCATGGCGAGCTGTTGTTGCAGAAGCGCTCGCGGTTCAAGGATGCCCACCCCGGCGTTTGGGATTCCAGCGTGGCCGGGCATCTGGATGCCGGCGAGGACTACGCCGACGCTGCGATTCGCGAATTGGAGGAAGAAATGGGAATCACGGGGGTGCCTGCCGAGGAAATCGGCCGGATTCCCCCGACCGATGCCACCGGATGGGAGCATGTGCGGCTCTACCTTTGTCGGTGGGACGGCACGCCGCGGTTTCCCAGTGCGGAGGTCGAAGCTGCCTTGTGGATGAGGCCGGAAGAGCTCGACGGATGGATTGCGGCGCGACCGGAAGACTTCGCCAGCGGGTTCGTGGAGTGCTGGAAGTTATCGAGAGGACGATAA
- a CDS encoding MotA/TolQ/ExbB proton channel family protein produces MSLPLFLAAAATVEKSRVERIWQFFADGGYCMILLALCSFVMVASILFKLLSLRRDIIVPSGLERKLREYEHQHEASPGLFDEIKEGRTPLARLCGIALRHRGETREQITGAVQAAAREEVLRLHAGMSSIDVIVSIAPLLGLLGMASGLVVMFGGLGENPDPTLVSRGISEALNTTVFGLALAVPAIVAHAFFLRRIDMFVARLEGLLAGFARTCEGSAAVPARPPLPAPASAQLPV; encoded by the coding sequence ATGTCCCTTCCCTTGTTCCTTGCCGCCGCCGCGACGGTGGAAAAATCCCGCGTGGAGCGGATCTGGCAGTTCTTCGCCGATGGCGGCTACTGCATGATCCTGCTGGCCCTGTGCTCCTTCGTCATGGTGGCGTCGATCCTCTTCAAGCTGCTCTCGCTGCGACGCGACATTATCGTGCCGTCCGGGCTGGAGCGGAAGCTGCGCGAATACGAGCACCAGCACGAGGCGAGCCCCGGCTTGTTCGACGAGATCAAGGAGGGCCGCACGCCGCTGGCCCGGCTCTGCGGCATTGCGCTGCGCCACCGCGGAGAGACCCGCGAGCAAATCACGGGTGCCGTCCAGGCCGCGGCACGCGAGGAGGTCCTGCGGCTGCACGCCGGGATGTCGTCCATCGACGTGATCGTCAGCATCGCCCCGCTGTTAGGTCTGCTCGGGATGGCCAGCGGCCTAGTCGTGATGTTCGGCGGCTTGGGGGAAAATCCCGACCCCACGCTGGTCTCGCGCGGCATCAGCGAGGCGCTGAATACCACCGTCTTCGGCTTGGCGCTGGCGGTGCCGGCGATCGTGGCCCACGCATTTTTCCTCCGCCGCATCGATATGTTCGTCGCCCGTCTCGAGGGGCTGCTGGCCGGCTTCGCCCGCACCTGCGAGGGATCTGCTGCCGTGCCCGCTCGCCCGCCGCTGCCAGCGCCCGCATCCGCGCAGCTTCCTGTCTAA
- a CDS encoding ExbD/TolR family protein, which yields MHFEHPVRKTRGVPVVPMIDLLFVILIFLVVSTTFKKPRSVLPIELPTVREIAGSAVVDSRSVLALDKEGKITLDAVAVPDVQLLDSYLKAFTKENPGRKLELEADKQVPLEKLLGVWDALTRAGIAIKDVPARIRLPQEPGSSSK from the coding sequence ATGCACTTCGAACATCCCGTCCGCAAGACCCGTGGGGTGCCGGTGGTCCCCATGATCGACCTGCTTTTCGTCATCCTGATCTTCCTGGTGGTGTCCACGACCTTCAAGAAGCCGCGCAGCGTGCTGCCGATCGAACTGCCCACGGTCAGGGAAATCGCCGGTTCGGCGGTGGTGGATTCCCGCTCGGTGCTCGCGCTCGACAAGGAGGGCAAGATCACCCTCGACGCCGTGGCCGTGCCGGACGTGCAACTGCTCGATTCCTACCTGAAGGCATTCACGAAAGAGAACCCCGGCCGCAAGCTGGAACTGGAGGCGGACAAGCAGGTGCCGCTGGAGAAATTGCTCGGCGTATGGGACGCGTTGACCCGCGCGGGCATCGCGATTAAGGACGTGCCGGCCCGTATCCGCCTGCCGCAGGAACCGGGCAGTTCCTCGAAATGA
- the def gene encoding peptide deformylase: MILEIVQYGHPVLRERCKPVETVDDDLRKLAADMLETMYDANGVGLAAPQIGVALRLAVIDVAHDPECITFLKVGGEDAPLDSIMPLIFINPELEFTGPKEKDTEGCLSIRDVRADVSRPGSLKAKLPQLDGTVLEIETDGLLARALQHETDHLNGILFIDRVAPATKISLRRKLKRLAADE; this comes from the coding sequence ATGATCCTCGAAATCGTCCAATACGGCCACCCTGTCCTCCGCGAACGCTGCAAGCCCGTCGAAACAGTCGATGATGACCTGCGCAAGCTTGCCGCCGACATGCTCGAAACCATGTACGACGCCAATGGCGTGGGTCTGGCCGCGCCGCAAATCGGCGTCGCGCTCCGCCTCGCGGTGATCGATGTGGCGCACGATCCCGAGTGCATCACCTTCCTCAAGGTCGGTGGCGAGGATGCGCCACTCGACTCGATCATGCCGCTGATCTTCATCAATCCCGAGCTGGAGTTCACCGGCCCCAAGGAGAAGGACACCGAAGGCTGCCTGAGCATCCGCGACGTGCGCGCGGACGTCAGCCGGCCGGGCTCGCTGAAGGCGAAGCTCCCGCAGCTCGATGGCACGGTGCTGGAGATCGAGACGGATGGCCTGCTCGCCCGCGCCTTGCAGCATGAGACGGATCATCTCAACGGCATCCTTTTCATCGATCGCGTCGCACCGGCCACCAAGATCAGCCTGCGGCGGAAATTGAAGCGGCTCGCCGCCGACGAATGA
- a CDS encoding GTPase domain-containing protein, with the protein MTVQQNGRQVSVKVALTGAADTGKLAILRAIAGRFGSATVREHSVGAVHVHRVEWTEPNTLPDGRFLNVAVHSLTGRVDYNAAEELLVRDAAGIVFVVDVDPAKFKATWDSLMRLSDNTKRNGFDLHSVGLAIQYHRADLYPDFEPQKLDQRLGVPPGLIPRFVSTSRQPDAEGLAFDSVLAQIKERL; encoded by the coding sequence ATGACGGTCCAGCAAAACGGCCGGCAAGTCTCCGTGAAGGTCGCCCTCACCGGGGCGGCCGACACCGGCAAGCTCGCCATCCTGCGGGCCATTGCCGGTCGTTTCGGCTCCGCCACGGTCCGCGAGCACTCGGTCGGCGCGGTGCATGTGCATCGCGTCGAGTGGACCGAGCCGAATACCTTGCCGGACGGCCGCTTTCTCAATGTGGCCGTCCACTCGCTGACCGGCCGCGTGGACTACAACGCCGCCGAGGAACTGCTGGTCCGCGATGCCGCCGGCATCGTCTTCGTGGTCGATGTCGACCCGGCCAAGTTCAAGGCTACGTGGGACAGCCTGATGCGGCTTTCCGATAACACGAAGCGCAACGGCTTCGATCTTCATTCGGTCGGCCTCGCGATCCAATATCACCGCGCGGACCTCTACCCGGACTTCGAGCCGCAGAAGCTCGACCAGCGCCTGGGCGTGCCGCCCGGCCTGATCCCGCGCTTCGTTTCCACCAGCCGCCAGCCGGATGCCGAGGGCCTCGCGTTCGATTCGGTGCTCGCGCAGATCAAGGAGCGGCTTTGA
- the pgsA gene encoding CDP-diacylglycerol--glycerol-3-phosphate 3-phosphatidyltransferase, whose translation MNLPNAITLSRLFLTAVFVIAVGFPGTAGYAVALVTFSVAAATDWLDGYLARKLGLVTPLGKLLDPLADKILVCAAFVYFSAQPVGGYHCPVWVTATIIAREFLVTGLRQIAVEAGQVLAADKLGKWKTTFQLTYCITGLVWLTFSSIENPGVIGGLLRDLANPKNWLMPVSLWTAVALTLISGANYVWASRNLLKGR comes from the coding sequence GTGAACTTGCCCAATGCGATCACCCTCTCCCGCCTGTTCCTGACGGCAGTCTTCGTGATCGCAGTGGGTTTTCCGGGAACCGCAGGCTATGCGGTGGCGCTGGTCACTTTCTCGGTGGCAGCGGCCACGGATTGGCTGGACGGCTACCTGGCGCGGAAGCTCGGACTGGTGACGCCGCTGGGAAAATTACTCGACCCCTTGGCGGACAAGATCCTCGTGTGCGCCGCCTTCGTGTATTTTTCCGCCCAACCGGTAGGTGGCTACCACTGCCCGGTGTGGGTCACCGCCACGATCATCGCGCGGGAGTTTTTGGTCACCGGCCTGCGCCAGATCGCGGTCGAGGCCGGGCAGGTGCTCGCCGCCGACAAGCTCGGGAAATGGAAGACCACCTTCCAGCTCACCTACTGCATCACCGGGCTGGTGTGGCTGACCTTTTCCTCAATCGAGAATCCGGGCGTCATCGGGGGCTTGCTGCGCGACTTAGCGAACCCGAAGAACTGGCTGATGCCGGTCTCACTCTGGACCGCGGTGGCGCTGACCCTGATCTCCGGCGCGAACTACGTGTGGGCGAGCCGGAACCTGCTCAAGGGGCGATAG
- the gnd gene encoding decarboxylating NADP(+)-dependent phosphogluconate dehydrogenase, translating to MSNSDFGLIGLAVMGQNLVLNVESRGFQVSVYNRTTSVTDEFVSKHPDKKLVGAKSLEEFVQSLASPRKVMIMVKAGGPVDAVIESLIPLLDKGDIIIDGGNSLYTDTERRDKWLGDLGFRFIGAGVSGGEEGARKGPSIMPGGPASTWDVMKPIFESIAAKVDGEPCVIHIGPGGAGHYVKMIHNGIEYGDMQLICEAYNIFKAAGFTPAELATVFTDWNEGDLESYLIQITSKIFAQQDPETGKPLVDLILDTAGQKGTGKWTLINAVENAVVISTINAAVEARILSSFKDKRVAASEFLHGPKAEISADKAELVKKVHDALFASKIISYAQGLDLIAAMGKEKDWGLDLGKIAAIWRGGCIIRARFLNDITDAYRSDPGLSNLMLAPFFTNLLNEFQQNWREVIATATLAGIPVPAFSASLGYYDSYRSAVLPANLLQAQRDFFGAHTYERTDKPRGEFFHTDWPEVIG from the coding sequence ATGAGTAACAGCGATTTCGGCCTCATCGGCCTGGCCGTCATGGGCCAGAACCTCGTCCTCAACGTGGAATCCCGCGGCTTCCAGGTGTCTGTCTATAACCGCACCACCTCGGTCACCGACGAATTTGTCAGCAAGCATCCGGACAAGAAACTCGTCGGCGCCAAGTCGCTGGAAGAGTTCGTCCAGTCGCTCGCTTCCCCGCGCAAAGTGATGATCATGGTCAAGGCCGGCGGTCCGGTGGACGCGGTCATCGAGTCCCTCATCCCGCTGCTCGACAAGGGCGACATTATCATCGACGGCGGCAATTCGCTCTACACCGACACCGAGCGCCGCGACAAGTGGCTCGGCGACCTCGGCTTCCGCTTCATCGGCGCCGGTGTCTCCGGTGGTGAAGAAGGCGCCCGCAAGGGCCCGTCGATCATGCCCGGAGGCCCCGCTTCCACGTGGGACGTGATGAAGCCGATCTTCGAAAGCATCGCTGCCAAGGTTGATGGCGAGCCGTGCGTCATCCACATCGGACCCGGCGGTGCCGGCCACTATGTGAAGATGATCCACAATGGCATCGAGTACGGCGACATGCAGCTCATCTGCGAAGCCTACAACATCTTCAAGGCTGCCGGCTTCACCCCGGCCGAGCTCGCCACCGTCTTCACCGACTGGAACGAAGGCGACCTAGAGAGCTACCTCATCCAGATCACCTCGAAGATCTTCGCCCAGCAGGATCCCGAAACCGGCAAGCCGCTCGTCGATCTCATCCTCGACACCGCCGGCCAGAAGGGCACCGGCAAGTGGACCCTGATCAACGCCGTCGAAAACGCCGTCGTGATCTCCACCATCAACGCCGCCGTCGAAGCCCGCATCCTGTCTTCCTTCAAGGACAAGCGCGTGGCCGCCAGCGAGTTCCTCCACGGCCCGAAGGCCGAGATCTCCGCCGACAAGGCCGAGCTGGTGAAGAAGGTTCACGACGCGCTCTTCGCCTCCAAGATCATCTCTTACGCGCAGGGCCTCGACCTCATCGCTGCCATGGGCAAGGAGAAGGACTGGGGTCTCGACCTCGGCAAGATCGCGGCCATCTGGCGCGGCGGTTGCATCATCCGCGCCCGCTTCCTCAACGACATCACGGACGCCTACCGCTCGGATCCGGGCCTGAGCAACCTGATGCTCGCCCCGTTCTTCACGAACCTCCTCAACGAGTTCCAGCAGAACTGGCGCGAGGTCATCGCCACCGCCACCCTCGCCGGCATTCCGGTGCCCGCGTTCTCGGCCTCGCTCGGTTACTACGATAGCTATCGTAGCGCCGTCCTTCCCGCGAACCTGCTCCAGGCCCAGCGCGACTTCTTCGGCGCGCACACCTACGAGCGCACCGACAAGCCACGCGGCGAATTCTTCCACACCGATTGGCCGGAAGTCATCGGCTGA
- a CDS encoding tetratricopeptide repeat protein, protein MKATPLLLALLFSLPVPLAAQAPKPAEEKKKLKKLDDILTWSKAKQTYDEGLKAFHQAKGEEAIAKFTESLSHIEKYTDARMARGRTYYEMHRYEPALEDFTRVVAEQPDQASGHYYRGLALWNLKRPEEALKALDTAIQKQPRTYAYHESRAMLLESMKQQARALADYDMMVALHPLQPSNIERRAKLLRGLGRNEEADEEERQADQLREAGF, encoded by the coding sequence ATGAAAGCGACGCCCCTCCTGCTCGCCCTGCTTTTCTCCCTGCCTGTGCCGCTTGCCGCCCAAGCGCCCAAGCCCGCGGAGGAGAAGAAGAAGCTGAAGAAACTCGACGACATCCTCACGTGGTCGAAGGCGAAGCAGACCTACGACGAGGGCTTGAAGGCCTTCCACCAGGCGAAGGGCGAGGAGGCGATCGCGAAGTTCACCGAGTCGCTATCGCACATCGAAAAGTATACGGATGCCCGGATGGCGCGCGGTCGCACTTACTACGAGATGCACCGCTATGAGCCGGCGCTGGAGGACTTTACCCGCGTGGTGGCGGAGCAGCCGGATCAGGCGAGCGGCCACTACTATCGCGGCCTCGCGCTGTGGAACCTGAAGCGGCCGGAAGAGGCGCTGAAGGCGCTCGACACCGCGATCCAGAAGCAGCCGCGAACGTATGCGTATCACGAGTCGCGGGCAATGCTGCTGGAGTCCATGAAGCAGCAGGCACGGGCCCTGGCCGACTATGACATGATGGTGGCTTTGCACCCACTGCAGCCCTCGAACATCGAGCGCCGGGCGAAGTTGCTGCGGGGACTCGGCCGGAACGAGGAAGCCGACGAGGAAGAGCGGCAGGCGGATCAACTTCGTGAAGCGGGTTTCTGA
- a CDS encoding c-type cytochrome, translated as MKPLLVLLLCTAALPAADPPAQVFQMNCSACHVADQMIVGPSLVEIAGIYGKDPDGFVKWCIAPQHKREGAIEMPSMAHLGEPVLRELHKYIIAQAAGKKEQKKADIDPFAVPAAQVRRPQVQRVFLPDASPAAIAVALPGDLSFCFDAAECRLRYVWKGGFIDGGGYWKGNGSSLAKLGGEVVYREARFPLTWPLAGEELPPKFLGYRVAKDGLPSFRYRRGGVTWTETVKPLSDGTGVERLFELDAGKAMTVAAEKATVTSTTGRDAIPASDKSFTLTFRWK; from the coding sequence ATGAAACCGCTGCTCGTCCTTCTCCTCTGCACCGCGGCGCTTCCGGCTGCCGATCCGCCGGCGCAGGTCTTCCAGATGAACTGCTCCGCCTGTCACGTGGCGGACCAGATGATCGTCGGCCCATCGCTGGTCGAGATCGCCGGCATCTACGGCAAGGATCCGGACGGCTTCGTGAAGTGGTGCATCGCACCGCAGCACAAGCGCGAGGGTGCGATCGAGATGCCCTCGATGGCTCACCTCGGCGAGCCGGTGCTGCGCGAGCTGCACAAGTACATCATCGCCCAGGCCGCGGGAAAGAAGGAGCAGAAGAAAGCCGACATCGACCCCTTCGCCGTGCCGGCCGCCCAGGTCCGCCGGCCGCAGGTGCAGCGCGTGTTCCTGCCGGATGCCTCGCCCGCGGCGATCGCGGTGGCGCTGCCGGGTGATCTTTCGTTTTGCTTCGATGCGGCCGAGTGCCGCCTGCGCTACGTGTGGAAGGGCGGCTTCATCGACGGCGGGGGCTACTGGAAGGGCAATGGCAGCTCGCTGGCGAAGTTAGGCGGCGAGGTGGTCTATCGGGAGGCGCGCTTTCCGCTGACGTGGCCGCTCGCGGGCGAAGAGCTTCCGCCGAAGTTCCTCGGCTACCGCGTGGCGAAGGACGGGCTGCCTTCGTTCCGCTACCGCCGTGGTGGCGTGACGTGGACGGAAACGGTCAAGCCCTTGTCTGACGGCACGGGCGTCGAGCGCCTCTTCGAACTCGATGCCGGCAAGGCGATGACGGTCGCTGCCGAGAAAGCCACCGTCACGTCCACCACGGGAAGAGACGCCATTCCCGCCTCCGACAAATCCTTCACCCTCACCTTCCGCTGGAAATGA